In one Trichlorobacter lovleyi SZ genomic region, the following are encoded:
- a CDS encoding LOG family protein, with amino-acid sequence MELSFSHTNEEVDRLLDRLISAAGGVVHPHLVRELIISSLKIGQETSYMPDLKLINRTLREMRYTTRVFGPYRERKKVTIFGSARTRPDEPIYQTCIRFSRLLAEQGWMTITGGGPGIMQAGNEGAGSENSFAVNIKLPFEQSANPVMHNNPRLVTYKYFFNRKVAFVKEADAVAVFPGGFGTLDEAMEVFTLVQTGKTSPKPLVLVDDEDGFWEQFFEFVKEQLLAKGLISGEDFSIFTITKDEREAAAVIETFYKNYHSIRFYDDRIIVRLTRELLPEQLDMLEQEFPELILPGGRIVSCEPLLVEDDEPELALLPRISFPFNHFHYGLLIAFINRINTF; translated from the coding sequence ATGGAGTTAAGTTTTTCCCATACGAACGAAGAGGTTGACCGGCTGCTTGACCGGCTGATCAGCGCAGCAGGCGGGGTGGTACACCCGCATCTGGTGCGGGAGCTGATTATTTCCTCGCTCAAAATCGGTCAGGAAACCAGTTACATGCCGGACCTGAAGCTGATCAACCGCACCCTGCGGGAGATGCGTTACACCACCCGGGTCTTTGGTCCCTACCGTGAGCGTAAAAAGGTCACCATTTTCGGTTCTGCCCGTACCCGGCCTGACGAGCCGATCTACCAGACCTGCATCCGCTTCAGCCGCCTGCTGGCGGAACAGGGCTGGATGACCATTACCGGCGGCGGTCCCGGTATCATGCAGGCCGGCAACGAGGGAGCCGGCAGCGAGAACTCCTTTGCCGTCAACATCAAGCTGCCGTTTGAGCAGAGTGCCAACCCGGTCATGCACAACAATCCCCGGCTGGTCACCTACAAATATTTCTTCAATCGTAAGGTGGCCTTTGTGAAAGAGGCCGATGCGGTGGCGGTTTTTCCCGGCGGCTTCGGTACCCTGGATGAGGCGATGGAGGTCTTTACCCTGGTGCAGACCGGCAAGACCTCTCCCAAGCCGCTGGTGCTGGTGGATGATGAAGATGGTTTCTGGGAACAGTTCTTTGAGTTTGTCAAGGAACAGCTGCTGGCCAAGGGGCTGATCTCCGGCGAGGATTTTTCGATCTTCACCATTACCAAGGATGAACGCGAGGCTGCCGCGGTCATCGAGACATTTTACAAAAACTATCACTCCATCCGTTTTTATGACGACCGGATCATTGTGCGCCTTACCAGGGAGCTGCTGCCTGAGCAGCTCGACATGCTGGAGCAGGAGTTCCCCGAGCTGATCCTGCCGGGCGGCCGGATCGTCAGTTGTGAGCCGCTGCTGGTTGAGGATGATGAGCCGGAGCTGGCGCTGCTGCCCCGGATCAGCTTCCCCTTCAATCACTTTCATTACGGTCTGTTGATCGCCTTTATCAACCGTATAAACACGTTTTGA
- the dapB gene encoding 4-hydroxy-tetrahydrodipicolinate reductase, producing the protein MIKIAVCGAAGRMGQRIIVAAVEAGCIISGALERPGHPQIGQDAGLIAGCGQLGVAISDDLNAVVEGCDVLIDFTTPKISLKNLEVCGLKKKSIVIGSTGFTPEERALAAELAKDIPAVLAPNMSVGVNVCFKMLKDLAKTLGDDFDVEIVELHHNKKKDSPSGTAVRMGEVVAEALGRDYNQVANYHREGICGERTKEEIGMQTVRGGDIVGEHTVYFIGMGERIEISHRAMSRDMFSRGSVRAAKWIVGKQPGLYDMQDVLGLK; encoded by the coding sequence ATGATCAAGATTGCCGTCTGCGGCGCCGCCGGCCGCATGGGACAGAGAATTATCGTTGCCGCGGTTGAAGCAGGCTGCATCATCTCCGGTGCCCTGGAGCGTCCCGGTCATCCCCAGATTGGTCAGGACGCCGGTCTGATTGCCGGTTGCGGTCAGCTGGGTGTTGCCATCTCCGACGATCTGAACGCTGTGGTTGAGGGATGTGATGTCCTGATCGATTTCACCACCCCCAAGATCTCGCTCAAGAACCTGGAGGTCTGCGGTCTGAAGAAGAAGTCAATCGTGATCGGCTCCACCGGTTTCACCCCGGAAGAACGTGCCCTGGCTGCTGAACTGGCCAAGGATATTCCGGCGGTGCTGGCCCCCAACATGTCCGTTGGTGTCAATGTCTGCTTCAAGATGCTCAAGGATCTGGCCAAGACCCTGGGCGATGACTTTGATGTGGAGATCGTTGAACTGCACCACAACAAGAAGAAAGACTCCCCCAGCGGCACTGCCGTGCGGATGGGCGAGGTGGTGGCTGAGGCGCTGGGCCGCGACTACAATCAGGTGGCCAACTATCACCGCGAAGGGATCTGCGGCGAGCGGACCAAGGAAGAGATCGGCATGCAGACCGTGCGGGGTGGCGACATCGTGGGTGAGCATACCGTCTACTTCATCGGCATGGGTGAGCGGATCGAGATCTCCCACCGTGCCATGAGCCGCGATATGTTTTCCCGTGGCTCTGTCCGCGCAGCCAAGTGGATTGTGGGCAAGCAGCCGGGGCTGTACGATATGCAGGATGTGCTGGGACTGAAGTAG
- a CDS encoding nucleotidyltransferase family protein, with the protein MVRSKKDILTFLQTHKEEMAQRFGVVSVGLFGSYARGDAREDSDIDIAIEIMSEKKSLGNFLGVRRYLEAQFGKTVDLGIESSLKPLAREIVAKEIIYV; encoded by the coding sequence ATGGTCAGAAGCAAAAAAGATATCCTCACGTTCTTGCAGACGCACAAAGAAGAAATGGCCCAGCGTTTCGGTGTCGTGAGCGTCGGTCTTTTCGGAAGTTATGCCCGTGGAGATGCTCGTGAAGATTCTGATATCGACATTGCCATAGAGATAATGTCCGAAAAGAAGTCCTTGGGGAATTTCCTTGGTGTCAGGCGTTATCTCGAGGCGCAGTTCGGCAAGACGGTAGACCTGGGGATTGAGAGTTCCTTGAAGCCGCTGGCGAGGGAGATAGTAGCCAAGGAAATCATTTATGTCTGA
- a CDS encoding LL-diaminopimelate aminotransferase has translation MAKINDNYLKLKAGYLFPEIGRRVREFTAANPSAKVIRLGIGDVTRPLAPTVLKAFHAAVDDLATTDQFAGYGPEQGYDWLINAIIEKSYKPLGVDLKTEEMFISDGSKCDCANILDIFALDNVVAIGDPVYPVYNDTNVMIGRTGEADEKGYYQNIVYLPCNEANNFIPSLPTQKVDIIYLCFPNNPTGTVASKAELKKWIDYANANDAIIFFDAAYEAFITNPEIPHSIYEIEGAKKCAIEFRSFSKTAGFTGVRCGLVVVPEEVMGTTASGEKYSFNKLWLRRTTTKFNGASYPVQRAAAAVYSEEGWKQTKEIIDYYMENARIIREGLKEVGVTCYGGVDAPYIWLKTPGGMSSWDFFDKLLNECNVVGTPGSGFGPSGEGFFRLSAFGHRENVIEAVERIKKNLK, from the coding sequence ATGGCAAAAATTAATGATAATTACCTCAAGTTGAAGGCTGGCTACCTGTTTCCTGAAATCGGCCGTCGTGTACGTGAGTTTACCGCTGCCAACCCAAGTGCAAAGGTTATCCGCCTAGGGATTGGTGACGTAACTCGCCCCCTGGCACCGACTGTACTGAAGGCGTTTCATGCCGCAGTGGATGATCTGGCCACCACCGACCAGTTTGCAGGCTACGGCCCGGAGCAGGGCTATGACTGGTTGATCAATGCCATTATCGAGAAATCCTACAAGCCACTGGGGGTTGATCTCAAGACTGAAGAGATGTTCATCTCTGACGGCTCCAAGTGCGACTGCGCCAACATCCTGGATATCTTTGCACTGGACAACGTGGTTGCCATCGGCGACCCGGTCTACCCGGTCTATAACGACACCAACGTCATGATCGGCCGCACCGGCGAGGCCGATGAGAAGGGCTACTACCAGAACATCGTCTACCTGCCCTGCAACGAGGCCAACAACTTCATCCCCTCACTGCCGACTCAGAAGGTGGACATCATCTATCTTTGCTTCCCCAACAACCCCACCGGCACCGTGGCCAGCAAGGCCGAGCTGAAGAAGTGGATTGATTATGCCAATGCCAACGACGCCATCATCTTCTTTGATGCTGCCTATGAGGCCTTTATCACCAACCCTGAGATCCCCCACTCGATCTATGAGATTGAAGGGGCCAAAAAGTGCGCCATCGAGTTTCGCTCCTTCTCCAAGACTGCTGGTTTTACCGGCGTGCGTTGCGGTCTGGTAGTTGTACCGGAAGAGGTGATGGGCACCACTGCCAGCGGAGAGAAGTACAGCTTCAACAAGCTCTGGCTGCGCCGCACCACCACCAAGTTCAACGGCGCCTCCTACCCGGTCCAGCGTGCTGCTGCGGCGGTGTACAGCGAAGAGGGATGGAAGCAGACTAAAGAAATTATCGATTACTACATGGAAAACGCCCGGATCATCCGTGAAGGCCTGAAAGAGGTTGGCGTCACCTGCTACGGCGGAGTGGATGCCCCCTACATCTGGCTCAAGACCCCGGGTGGTATGAGCAGCTGGGACTTCTTTGACAAGCTGCTGAATGAATGTAACGTGGTCGGCACCCCCGGCTCCGGCTTTGGCCCCAGCGGCGAAGGGTTCTTCCGGCTCTCAGCCTTCGGTCACAGGGAAAACGTGATTGAAGCGGTGGAGCGTATAAAGAAGAATTTGAAGTAG
- a CDS encoding transposase: MARKPRIHYPGAVYHVILRGNAGQTVFFNDRDRSRFYLFLQRAIDTFGCRIHAFCLMTNHIHLIVQTGTTPLSRIMQQLSQRYTAWINYSQSRTGHLFQGRYKALLIDANSYLLELVRYLHLNPVRAGMVKQPADYLWSSHRAYAGQEEIPWLTTEWLLACLGGGEDVRIRYQQFVLDGIGELRRSEFHSGSHEGRILGDGTFVEEALSKGDEPVVHAIALKDVIASVCQVYGVSDDQLRAPGKHRPASEARALAALLVLETPALSLTALGGYLGRDITVLGRSARRLAAVEDAGTGRKVSVARELLLKITERQA, encoded by the coding sequence ATGGCACGCAAACCTCGTATCCATTATCCCGGCGCTGTTTACCACGTTATCCTGCGCGGTAATGCAGGCCAGACCGTCTTCTTCAATGACCGCGACCGCTCCCGTTTTTACCTGTTTTTGCAGCGAGCAATAGATACGTTCGGCTGCCGTATCCACGCATTCTGCCTGATGACCAACCATATCCATCTGATAGTGCAGACCGGCACGACACCGCTTTCCCGTATTATGCAGCAACTATCCCAACGTTACACCGCCTGGATCAACTACAGCCAATCCCGTACCGGTCATCTCTTCCAGGGGCGCTATAAAGCGCTCTTGATCGATGCTAATTCATATCTGCTTGAGCTGGTACGCTATCTCCACCTTAATCCGGTGCGAGCCGGTATGGTCAAACAACCGGCTGACTATCTCTGGAGCAGCCACCGCGCGTATGCAGGCCAGGAAGAGATACCCTGGCTGACAACGGAATGGCTGCTGGCATGCCTGGGTGGGGGCGAGGATGTCCGCATACGCTATCAACAGTTTGTGCTTGATGGTATTGGCGAACTGCGGCGTTCCGAGTTCCATTCCGGTTCACACGAAGGACGGATTCTGGGTGACGGTACTTTTGTCGAAGAGGCGCTATCAAAGGGCGATGAGCCGGTGGTGCATGCAATCGCCCTGAAAGATGTCATTGCCTCTGTATGTCAGGTGTACGGAGTTTCGGATGACCAGTTGAGAGCGCCGGGGAAGCACCGCCCCGCCAGTGAAGCGCGGGCGCTTGCCGCGTTGTTGGTGCTTGAAACACCCGCGCTGTCCCTGACGGCGTTGGGTGGTTATCTCGGGCGCGATATTACCGTTCTGGGCAGGTCAGCCCGGCGTCTGGCCGCGGTTGAGGATGCAGGAACCGGGCGAAAGGTGTCTGTTGCGCGTGAGTTGCTCTTGAAAATAACAGAAAGGCAAGCCTGA
- a CDS encoding phosphoribosylaminoimidazolesuccinocarboxamide synthase has translation MSQPVKQTDFPGLKLVNRGKVRDIYDLGDALLMVTSDRISAFDVIMNEPIPDKGKVLTQISKFWFSQMEDIIPNHIISTDVADYPAACQPYAEVLAGRSMLVKKAEPLAAECIVRGYVSGSGWKDYKATGSICGIKLPEGLKESDRLAEPIFTPSTKAELGTHDENISFDEMVKVCGKELAEQAREATIRIYCRAREIADQKGIIIADTKFEFGVYEGKLIIIDECLTPDSSRFWPKDQYQPGGPQPSFDKQFLRDYLETLDWGKTAPAPPLPEEIVTKTGEKYKEALFKLAGITV, from the coding sequence ATGTCCCAGCCTGTTAAACAAACCGATTTCCCCGGCCTGAAACTGGTCAACCGCGGCAAGGTACGGGATATTTACGACCTGGGTGATGCCCTGCTGATGGTCACATCGGACCGGATCTCGGCCTTTGACGTGATCATGAACGAGCCGATCCCGGACAAGGGCAAGGTACTGACCCAGATTTCAAAATTCTGGTTCAGCCAGATGGAGGATATCATCCCGAACCACATCATCTCCACCGATGTGGCTGACTACCCGGCTGCCTGCCAGCCGTACGCCGAGGTGCTGGCCGGACGTTCCATGCTGGTCAAGAAGGCTGAGCCGCTGGCAGCCGAGTGTATCGTACGGGGCTATGTCTCCGGTTCCGGCTGGAAGGATTACAAGGCCACCGGTTCCATCTGCGGCATCAAACTGCCTGAAGGCCTGAAGGAATCCGACCGCCTGGCTGAGCCGATCTTCACCCCCTCCACCAAGGCCGAACTGGGAACCCATGATGAGAACATCAGCTTTGACGAGATGGTCAAGGTATGCGGCAAAGAACTGGCCGAGCAGGCCCGCGAGGCGACCATCAGGATCTACTGCCGTGCCCGGGAGATTGCCGACCAGAAGGGAATCATCATTGCCGACACCAAGTTTGAATTTGGCGTCTATGAAGGCAAGCTGATCATCATCGACGAATGCCTGACCCCCGACTCCAGCCGTTTCTGGCCCAAGGATCAGTACCAGCCGGGCGGTCCTCAGCCCAGCTTTGACAAGCAGTTCCTGCGGGATTACCTGGAAACCCTGGATTGGGGCAAGACCGCACCGGCACCGCCGCTACCGGAGGAAATCGTGACCAAGACCGGCGAAAAGTACAAGGAAGCACTGTTTAAACTGGCGGGCATAACCGTCTAA
- a CDS encoding peptidylprolyl isomerase, giving the protein MLDVIRKKKESVVIKAVFVIIVLSFIGTIFLVWGKGDEGMGRSAGYAAKVDRTTISLEAYQNAYQNMAETYRQIFGANFTPELEKQLNLRQQAIDRLIDSTLIIKAAKSQGVSVSKEEISAAIAGMSAFQQNGSFDFGLYQQMLKANRITPDAFEESKKRELLIEKTRKAVMDKVVISDDEALKQFHKEQDKLELSYASFSAADVSAEVKLGDADLQDYLTKNAEKFKSPEKIALSWFVLENSGQSHVQAVTAEEQESFYRKNMDRYVDKDNAPLPYEQVKERVKADAQRQKAAKALYEKAADTLFQNIKSGDLGLVAAKLGAKTQDTPLFSANAAPAALAGETALLKKAFELKQGELGGPVETAKGIYIFKVKEKKAAELPPLAQVRTTVEQQLRALKAAELAKQKAVEAQKQLAGNGAGLKLQATPAFGYNSKGDLPGIGNSKPLMEKVFELTTAGATPSEPMLVGNRWYAVRLKQRNAAPQADFAPRKDEVKRQLLPAKQEEALRAWLKELRSKAKIVYNPALTAANQ; this is encoded by the coding sequence ATGCTTGACGTCATACGTAAAAAGAAGGAATCGGTCGTCATCAAGGCCGTTTTCGTGATCATTGTGTTGTCATTTATCGGCACCATTTTCCTGGTCTGGGGCAAGGGTGACGAAGGGATGGGCAGGAGCGCCGGCTATGCCGCCAAGGTTGACCGCACCACCATCTCGCTTGAGGCCTACCAGAACGCCTACCAGAACATGGCTGAAACCTACCGCCAGATCTTTGGCGCCAACTTCACCCCGGAGTTGGAAAAACAACTCAACCTTCGCCAACAGGCCATTGACCGCCTGATTGACAGCACCCTGATCATAAAAGCCGCCAAGAGCCAGGGGGTATCAGTCAGCAAGGAAGAAATCTCCGCTGCCATCGCCGGCATGTCGGCCTTCCAGCAGAACGGCAGCTTTGATTTCGGGCTCTACCAGCAGATGCTGAAAGCGAACCGGATCACCCCGGATGCCTTTGAAGAATCCAAAAAGCGTGAACTGCTGATTGAAAAGACCCGCAAGGCTGTGATGGACAAGGTCGTGATCAGCGATGACGAGGCCTTGAAGCAGTTCCACAAGGAACAGGACAAGCTGGAGTTGAGCTACGCTTCATTCAGTGCTGCCGATGTCAGTGCCGAAGTAAAACTTGGCGACGCCGACCTGCAGGACTACCTGACCAAAAACGCCGAGAAGTTCAAGAGCCCGGAGAAAATTGCCCTGTCCTGGTTCGTGCTGGAAAACAGCGGCCAAAGCCATGTGCAGGCGGTAACGGCTGAAGAGCAGGAGAGCTTCTACCGCAAAAACATGGATCGCTATGTTGACAAGGACAATGCCCCGCTCCCCTATGAGCAGGTAAAAGAGCGGGTCAAGGCCGATGCACAGCGCCAGAAAGCAGCCAAGGCCCTCTATGAAAAGGCTGCCGACACCCTGTTCCAGAACATCAAGTCCGGCGACCTTGGCTTGGTGGCAGCCAAGCTGGGCGCAAAAACCCAGGACACCCCGCTTTTCAGTGCAAACGCAGCTCCGGCCGCTCTGGCCGGTGAGACTGCCCTGCTGAAAAAGGCCTTTGAGTTGAAGCAAGGCGAGCTGGGCGGCCCGGTGGAGACAGCAAAAGGGATTTACATCTTCAAGGTCAAGGAGAAGAAGGCTGCCGAACTGCCCCCCCTGGCCCAGGTCCGCACCACGGTCGAACAGCAACTGCGCGCCCTGAAGGCAGCGGAGCTGGCAAAGCAGAAGGCGGTTGAGGCGCAGAAACAGCTGGCAGGCAACGGCGCCGGGCTGAAGCTGCAGGCGACCCCGGCCTTCGGCTACAATTCCAAAGGTGATCTGCCCGGCATCGGCAACTCAAAACCGTTGATGGAGAAGGTCTTTGAATTGACAACAGCCGGCGCAACACCGTCTGAACCGATGCTGGTGGGCAATCGCTGGTATGCGGTACGGCTGAAGCAACGCAACGCTGCTCCCCAGGCGGACTTTGCTCCCCGCAAGGATGAAGTCAAACGGCAGCTTCTGCCGGCAAAACAGGAAGAGGCGCTGCGTGCCTGGCTGAAGGAGCTGCGCAGCAAGGCCAAGATCGTGTACAATCCGGCACTTACCGCCGCTAATCAGTAA
- the dapA gene encoding 4-hydroxy-tetrahydrodipicolinate synthase: MFKGSIVAIVTPFNNGAVDEKKLRELVDFQIENGTDAIVACGTTGESSTLDNEEHLNVIKIVFDQAKGRVPVIAGTGSNSTAEAIHLTREAKEIGVAGVLLVTPYYNKPTQEGLYLHYTAIADAVEIPQILYNVPGRTGVNLLPETVARLAGHKNIVAIKEATGSLQQASEVMALCGDQIDVFSGDDFITFPMMACGAKGVISVTANIMPKAIGDLTDAFYAGDLEKARQLHLDTLKISNAMFIESNPVPVKTALALMGKCSDEVRLPLAPMSAANKAKLEAIMKEYKLI, encoded by the coding sequence ATGTTCAAGGGAAGCATTGTAGCTATCGTAACCCCATTCAATAACGGTGCGGTTGACGAGAAGAAGCTGCGTGAATTGGTGGATTTTCAGATCGAGAACGGTACCGATGCCATCGTGGCCTGCGGGACAACCGGTGAATCGTCCACTCTGGATAATGAAGAACATCTGAACGTCATCAAGATCGTATTTGACCAGGCCAAAGGGCGCGTACCGGTCATCGCAGGTACCGGTTCCAACTCAACTGCCGAGGCTATCCATCTGACCCGCGAGGCCAAAGAGATCGGTGTGGCCGGGGTGCTGCTGGTAACCCCCTACTACAACAAGCCGACCCAGGAAGGGCTGTATCTTCACTATACCGCCATTGCCGATGCCGTTGAGATCCCGCAGATTCTGTACAACGTGCCGGGCCGCACCGGTGTCAACCTGCTGCCGGAGACGGTGGCACGCCTGGCCGGGCACAAGAATATCGTTGCCATCAAAGAGGCCACCGGCTCATTGCAGCAGGCCTCTGAAGTCATGGCCCTCTGCGGCGATCAGATTGATGTCTTTTCCGGTGACGACTTCATCACCTTCCCGATGATGGCCTGCGGCGCCAAGGGGGTCATCTCGGTCACTGCCAACATCATGCCCAAGGCGATTGGCGATCTGACCGATGCTTTCTACGCCGGTGATCTGGAAAAGGCCCGTCAGCTGCATCTGGATACGCTCAAGATCAGCAATGCCATGTTTATTGAGAGCAACCCGGTGCCGGTCAAGACCGCCCTGGCGCTGATGGGCAAGTGCTCCGATGAGGTCCGCCTGCCGCTGGCTCCGATGAGCGCGGCCAATAAGGCGAAGCTGGAAGCCATTATGAAAGAGTACAAGCTGATTTAA
- a CDS encoding PQQ-dependent sugar dehydrogenase, which translates to MKAIMILSIAVLMAVALPAADGLCDSEARPLLQSQSKPEEEPRLTRTVFLSGLSDPWDLAFTPDGALLFTEKCRGLSVRRTDGSIHRLFGTKGSSVVAGDFFCRGQSGMHGVAVDPDFVRNRFVYVYMPSKLGSPATNRVIRLTVDRGYSKVSNRRDIVTDIPFKNSFNRWGGAGAHSGGRIRFGPSDGFLYVTTGDNHNGLLPQDLKRLGGKILRIDRNGAAAPGNKTPSGGDPRIFTYGHRNVQGIAFHPGTGRPYSCEHGPGRDDEVTPLFSGGNGGWDPKPEPGVDCASNYCGYVSNKRDGTPTPMTDIGKFPDAMRPSWNNNGISEGMSPCVFLSGAKWKAWEGRLAVGFLRGQRIDILKLNQAGVTTGILKMPDIPSERIRTLVLGPEQALFVSTDDGEIWRITASP; encoded by the coding sequence ATGAAAGCCATCATGATACTCAGTATTGCCGTGCTGATGGCAGTCGCGCTGCCTGCGGCGGATGGCCTCTGCGACAGCGAGGCGAGACCTCTCCTCCAGTCACAGTCCAAGCCGGAGGAAGAACCGCGGCTGACCCGCACGGTTTTCCTGTCAGGGCTTAGCGATCCATGGGACCTGGCGTTCACTCCTGATGGGGCGCTGCTGTTCACCGAGAAGTGCCGCGGACTGTCGGTTCGCCGCACAGATGGCAGTATCCATCGATTGTTCGGCACAAAAGGTTCCTCCGTGGTTGCCGGGGATTTTTTCTGCCGGGGGCAGAGCGGCATGCACGGAGTAGCTGTTGATCCTGATTTCGTGCGCAACCGCTTCGTATATGTTTACATGCCGTCGAAGCTTGGCAGTCCGGCAACCAATCGGGTCATCCGCCTGACCGTCGACAGGGGATATTCAAAAGTGAGCAACCGCAGAGACATCGTGACCGATATTCCTTTCAAAAACAGCTTCAATCGCTGGGGCGGAGCGGGAGCGCATAGCGGCGGCCGCATCCGCTTCGGTCCATCCGACGGGTTCCTCTACGTCACCACCGGCGACAACCATAACGGACTGCTGCCCCAGGACCTGAAGCGCCTCGGGGGGAAGATTCTCCGCATCGACCGCAACGGTGCGGCCGCACCGGGCAACAAAACCCCGTCGGGCGGAGATCCGCGGATCTTTACCTACGGGCATCGCAACGTCCAGGGGATTGCCTTCCATCCCGGAACCGGCCGTCCCTATTCATGCGAGCATGGACCGGGGCGTGACGATGAAGTGACTCCGCTTTTCTCCGGAGGAAACGGCGGCTGGGATCCAAAACCAGAGCCGGGTGTCGACTGCGCAAGCAACTATTGCGGCTATGTCTCGAACAAGCGGGACGGCACGCCGACGCCAATGACCGACATCGGCAAGTTTCCCGATGCGATGCGACCTTCCTGGAACAACAACGGAATATCAGAAGGCATGTCCCCGTGCGTCTTTCTTAGCGGCGCGAAATGGAAAGCATGGGAGGGCCGCCTGGCGGTGGGATTCCTGCGCGGCCAGCGCATTGATATTCTGAAGCTGAACCAGGCCGGGGTGACGACTGGGATATTGAAAATGCCCGACATACCGTCTGAACGGATTCGAACCCTCGTCCTCGGTCCCGAACAGGCGCTTTTCGTCTCCACCGATGACGGTGAAATATGGCGGATAACCGCAAGTCCTTAG
- a CDS encoding sideroflexin family transporter — protein MSLDLAVATLDEINQARNDCRAMVTRRALVSGAAVLVPLPGSDLVADVGMLMQLLPRINARFGLSPEQVEELSSELKIMAFDLAKRLGSRLIGKAVTTSLVTSLVTKMGARVGIKSVARFVPLVGQATAAAISISIMRYIGNQHVEACYQLACQLISKRNNDFA, from the coding sequence ATGAGCCTTGACCTGGCCGTAGCCACGCTGGATGAAATTAATCAGGCCCGTAACGACTGTCGCGCGATGGTCACCAGGCGAGCACTGGTTTCCGGGGCTGCGGTACTGGTGCCGTTGCCCGGTAGCGATCTGGTGGCGGATGTGGGGATGCTGATGCAGTTGCTGCCCCGGATCAATGCCCGTTTCGGCCTTTCACCGGAACAGGTGGAAGAGCTGAGCTCGGAACTGAAGATTATGGCCTTTGATCTGGCCAAACGCCTGGGTTCCCGCTTGATTGGCAAGGCGGTTACCACCAGTCTGGTAACCTCACTGGTGACTAAAATGGGGGCGCGGGTGGGGATCAAAAGTGTGGCTCGTTTTGTGCCGCTGGTGGGGCAGGCGACTGCCGCCGCCATCAGCATCAGTATAATGCGCTATATCGGTAATCAGCATGTGGAGGCCTGTTATCAGCTGGCTTGCCAGCTGATAAGCAAACGAAACAATGATTTTGCGTGA
- a CDS encoding HepT-like ribonuclease domain-containing protein, producing the protein MSERPQLLYCQDILESGAAIQSYVKGITCDGFVQDRMRYSAVIREFEIIGEAVGKLSEELKRQYPEIPWQDVKDFRNLLAHEYFGVDLEIVWNTIRDDLPMLMDAVRKIIHGVK; encoded by the coding sequence ATGTCTGAGCGTCCGCAACTCCTCTATTGTCAAGATATTCTGGAATCCGGCGCAGCCATCCAGTCGTATGTTAAGGGAATAACGTGTGATGGGTTTGTTCAGGACCGAATGCGTTACTCGGCGGTAATTCGCGAGTTCGAAATTATCGGTGAGGCAGTTGGCAAGCTGTCAGAGGAGTTGAAACGCCAATATCCTGAGATACCGTGGCAGGACGTCAAGGATTTCCGCAATCTGCTGGCGCATGAATATTTCGGCGTTGATCTGGAGATTGTATGGAACACAATTCGTGACGATTTACCGATGTTGATGGATGCTGTTCGTAAAATAATCCATGGAGTTAAGTAA